Within Crassostrea angulata isolate pt1a10 chromosome 2, ASM2561291v2, whole genome shotgun sequence, the genomic segment TCGATGTTGTTTATAACGTCAGAAAGACTGCGTCATCAAATTGGGTTTCATCGCGAGATTCTGACAGTGGATAAAGAAAAGGCCGAAGACTTGGACTACAGatttgaattcaatgaacactttTTGGCAACGGCTGAGAAAATCACGTCACTTGGAAAACTTAGAGTTAAACGATCTAACGTGGAGGAAAATAATCACGTCAATGGAGAACAGGGCCTTGAACGTAACGCTCCAGTCATAGATCTCGCCTCACGGAGTCTGGAAACGTACACGGTCATGTCCGGGAAAATCCCGCACTCGATTATGGGAAATCCGGAACCGTTCAGCCTGAAGCTGATCAAAGAAAAAGACTACAACGGATCGACTCCTAACGAGCGGCGGATCGTCTGGTTCACTGGAGGAATGTTCATGGCGGACGGAGTCCATTTCCTTATGGCGGACTACAACAACCACAAGCTGAAGAAGTTCAAGAGGGATGTCTATTACCCCGTAATGGAATTCCCGCTCGATTCGGCGCCTTGTGACGTCACAGCAGCAAACAATGATGACGAAATTATCGTTACTCTACCACACGTCTGCAAAATAGTGCATTATCGTATCAACAGTGAGGGACTTAAGTTGCTGGGCGCTATCACCACGCACTCGGCTCCGGAAGGCGTGGCGTCTATGGGAGACAAGATTGTCGTGTCGTTTGGGGACTGTATCAAAATTCTCGGGGAGGACGGGGTTGAGATCCAGACGATTCCGACGCTAGAGAGCTTTACTTACACTGCCCCTGTGGTGGTGTCACGTGATAACCAAAAGATCTATCATCGGGATGGAGAGGCTATCGTGTGTAGGTCAACTGAAGGGGAAGAAGTATTTAGGTAGGTAATTAAAGAACAAACTTAATATAGCTTTCAATTTGGATGAAGCGAATCTGAGACATGCATCGAAATTTCAGTCATTCACCAAATAACAGTTACTGAATATTATTCTTGGATTGACTTGTCCAAAGATATTATCAGAATActatcaataagagtttgaaataattgtacttttaaagtaaaacgTTTCTTAACTAATTACTAATTTTGATGCCACATTAGAACTGAATGTGAAATGTTACATACAAATGAGAAATACTATGttattttctttgcattttatGACACTTTACTCCTAAATAAATGCATGTCTCTTTTCATTTATGTGTTTTATCAGATATCAGGACCGAGCTCTGAGAGAACCGGCTGGGTTAGCTTTGGATTTCGAGGATAACATTTACGTGTGTGACTGCAAATCGAACACCATTTTCCAGGTGACGTCAGACGGATCACGTGGTCGGGTCGTCCGCTCCGCTCGGGTTAATGTCGGTAGTCCGGTGGGGATCGGATTCGATCAAACCGGAAGAAGATTATGGGTCACAGCCAACATAAGGAGATCCGGGCAACTGCTGACCATGTTCTACTTAATAAATTGAGCACTCAAAATACCATTTAAACAGAACCGCCATCGAAAAGTGTCATACATGTTGTATGCCAGATTATAGTGTAATACGTGAATTCTTATagttgtatttaatttattcaataatttattgAAGTTGTGTTGTCAGTGGTGAATGATTGTATACTGTAAACCATTTTTTATTCGCGTGtgagaaattttcgcgaggttCGCGAGGAACTcgtcgtcgcgaatatttctcacCGCGAACCAGTCGTAGTAGAATGGTTGTTACAACAAGACGGGTCTGGATTAGGCTTGGTCGCAAACTTTAGTCgtcgcgaaccagtttatcGGAAGTGTATCGCGAAATAAAGCCgtcgcaaataaaagttggtttacagtatttttgATAGATtctagaatttttaaaatattagcTTTAACGAATAGGcatgattatatttttaatatatttcatttcgAGGGGCGGGGTTATTCTTTGTGGCATTGGGGGTTGGGTAGGGGTTATTTTCTTGGTTATTTTGATGAATTCTATTGTCTCTTTATGTGAATTTTGTGACTTAGTGAGTGTATCTAATAGTATACACTGTGCGAGAATGTGTTTAAGAGTGTatgaatttatacatgtagctcgACGTGTAACACATTTACTACAAGCAACAGTAGATGTAGAtttgattttctatatataaaccTTCATAATTTGATTGTATCGAGAtgttttattctctttttctacttttatttccttataatttaattctggttgtaacgcgctttctgattggctaaaaaattattttatatcgtataaagaatgttgcctacgtcatagtaagactaacgtcaaaaatgtattaatacgcctgacgttacgtttgaattttgtacaatttaatgtcattttaagggtcaaatgaccgtttttatctacaattaagagtaaaaaaattaaattagaagcaatgaattcaatatttatttgttttatacgatataaaatggtttgaaacagtttacgcttttttataaaccgctttgcggtttataaagcgtaaactgccccaaaccattttatatcgtataaaacaaataaatattgaattcattccttaattaaCCAATGTATTTCATACACAATTCACTAAGCGATATTTCGTTGAAtgctttttgtatttaaatctttaacttttttatatgaaattagAAATGAAGTAAAGCATTACCAATTCAGCTTTGTTAAAAAGATAACGATATTTTATGTATCAGCATTATCAGCTAACGGTACACCGAATGTCGATTATTTGATACATGCACTATAGAAAATTCCGTCGACTGTCTCAAATACATTGATATATTTCACAAGTTTTTAACAGATCTCACGcaacaaaatttgaattttagtaAATTAAATAGAAAATTGCCCAATAAACAAAAATGGTTAAATTTCCAAGTTACAGTTGTCGCTCTTACCGAAGAAATCTATGAATCTCTATATctatacaaacatttaaaaaaaagaaaaagaaagagggACATTTAATAATATACCATCCTGGATACATATTGTGTCTAGGATTTTAGTTTATTGATCGCTATTTGTCAACAGACGCAAtgtttggaaactttaaatcaAACTTGTTCAAACAATCGCGTCGAAAAGCAAACTGATCTCATCACAATGTTTGTTCATTCGTATGGTGTGTTGAGAAGCGTATAGTTCATTAAATATCGTTTTAATCATTTTCTGCGTTAGTGCATGATCATTAAAAAAACTCCTCAATCAGCAATGTCTTCAAAACATGCTGTTGTCAAACTTCCTGAATATTTGGGTACATGTGTTGATAGTAAATAGCTTGCCTCTGCACGCTTGTTCTAAATTTTTGCAGTCCTCGCTTTGCTTGGCTGAACATGACTTGATGTTCCACGTAGAGTTTAGGGTCCCACGGacgtaaaaataaacattttaactgAAGAATGAACATGAAAGTAGGCATTACAGTGACATAATTCATTAACGAGATGTGTTGGGAATGTCATCAGTAGATACAAGTCTGCACTAGATACACAGACCAATACCTGGAATCATTTTGATGAGAATCGTATGACTGTAACATTGTAAAAACAGACTCAAAAGGTAAGTGTATAGTAGTCAGAACATTCTGTGTTTAAAGACTACACGACTAGAGTCGAATAGATTAATTAACAATATGCTAGCATCGTGAGTTTCTTTGACCAATGTCACATCGACGTATTTTTCATTACGATAATTGGGGAAGAGGTAAGGATGGGCGTTTGACCATTTTAAAGTAAGACTTTATTTAGTAATTCGACACAAACAACTACCAGCTAAGTACAATATAAAGTCACTAGGTATACAGGCGCGTGTGATAAATATCAGTCAAAAAACCACTACTCCTTATTTCACGGATAGCGATGGCTAGGTGCATCAGGGCCACTTGGTTTGAGTTCTTTTGAAATATGAGAGTTTACTAAATTCGGACAATTTAATTAGCTCAATATGTAgtcaatacatacatgtagttaatacatacatgtatttgtttatagGTTCAGCTACACTAAAAAACCATTCAGATGAGACATAATCGGAAGTGAACAGAAATTATGTCATGTGCAGAGTGTACTTCCGGTGAACTGGCTGTTGATTGGACGTGTCTGAAGTGCGGAGTCTGTCTGCATGACAAGTGTATAGAACGTCACAGGGCGAACAAAGCGGAGACAACTCATTCCATCATCCCAAAGATGGACGCTTGTATGGCACTAAATTTATAGATGATTTAATAAgcatctgagagagagagagagagagagagagagagagagagagagagagagagagagagagagagatattaacTTTATAACTTAAAAGCATTTGTATGCCGCCACTGCTATCTACCTGCATTATTTTAATGAGTTTTATAAACTTGAGACTTCACTCGCTGACTTGTTGTAGTCTAAAATTTATATAGTCAACATTTTATTCGAATCGACCAAACTAAtataataaagagtttttattattttataatcagTGTTTCAGGCCCCTGCTGGTACGAGTAAAGAATCCAACCCTGACAAGATCGAGGTCCATGGGCCGGGCATTGAACCAGAGGGGGTACTGGGAGAATTCGATCCGACATTTAACGTTAAAACACAGGGTGCCGGACCAGGAAGGCTGGGAGTAAATATCCGAGGCCCAAAAGGTTTGGAAACGATGAATCATAGATTAAAAGTCAGCCGGGCTCATAGAAATCATTACGATGCCATTTTGCCGTctattcttttttcattaatttacaaTCAACATTATTAGAGTGTTACAGAcgtttttagatttttttccttttaggGTCATTTAACGTCAAGATGGAGAAACACGCTGAAGACAAAACTATGATCGTCTGCTCTTATGAAGCCAATGAACCTGGTGATTACGTCATAAGTGTCACGTGGGGTAATATTGAAGTTCGTGGTTCACCTTTCAAAGTGAATTTACAGAATAAAACGTGACAAGATGACACATTTTTCTGCTCAAATACTTTccttgatgttttttttttcatgtatatcATAGAAAAAACGCCTGTTTCCACAACTGTATTTTCCACAATGCATGTTCAATTTTAGGGCAGGAGTCAGTCTCCTTTCCCTATTCTCTTCCGTCTGTTTCCATTTTCTCTTTGCTAGAAATTGACCCTGTTAATGAACTTTGTGCATGAAAACATGCATGTTAGTTTCATTAGAGTCAATAAAGAAGTCCATGTACCTTATTCTAATTTTCGATCTTTTTTTGAAGTGTCCGACTCATTAATGTACATTATTCCTAAAACCAAATTGGGTTATGTTGTGTTCGAAACTAATTACAATTGGGAGAGGTTATCTTACCTTCGCCAGCAAAGGCTAGCTTTCCACTTCTGTTACCTTTTGCATCTGATCGAACTCAATAGTAGCGGATCCTGGATTGGCAGCCGATGGAGCTGTCTTACGCCCgcccatttttattttcaaagtgaatacaattatatctcaaaaatCCCTTTAGAAGGAGAGAACTGTTACATATTCACatgtttcataaatttttatattatttatgattGACTTTACAAGTGAATGGTCCGTCTATATACTAGatgtttgttttattctgacttcacaatttgtttgtttgtttgtttgtttgtttgtttgttttctctgggttttttttttgttttttgttttttggtctTAATTGTAATGTAATATAATATCTAGTTCATATGTACCCattggtataaatatttatatatgcaCTGAATCTTTTGTCTTAATATATTTCTCCAAGATTATGTTTCATTGTCTTATAAACCAAACCAAATCAGTTGCGATTTCCGGTGCAATTTATGAACGAGTGAACAACACACCGAATCACTCCCAAACAAAATAAGCCTCCACCCAATTCAATTCGACATCAGTAAAAACCAGTTTTTCTTGTTTCTTATTCATTGTTTATTGAAATGCATGTACTTACCTTGCAAATAAAGATCGATTGTGTTGTACGGTGGATTACTTTTCAAGTTATATTTCCATGTCGGGTTCTTTTGGAATAGTCATTTGTCTTCTTATACTTGAGCCGACATTTGCTCAATTTTTGTCTCGAGTTTTCCTTATTTCGTTATATCTGTGTATTTTACAGGTACATTTTATATAGCATTAATTTTGAAAGGGAGGAGGGAGACCTACCTCAAATCTTAACgcgcagatttaaaaaaaaacattctaatTACTATATTTGGTAGCTGAAAGGGATACATTGCATGTACTTATGATAAGGCAAACCACAACGTTTCTaaaggtttttttcttcttttaattctGCAAGCGCAACTACAGTGTTATGTTAAGAGAAGTTGACCGTGTTTTCTCGGTACACTAGtgtataaaataacatttagaGGTGTATAAGTAAACGCCTTGGGCTCtgtttttcaagttttaaaagTTGCCTTTGTgcatttttttaagatataaaaaatgaagcaaataaaattcttcaatatatactttttgaaatttcaaattcgTTTAGAATTAATATGCAGTTACATTAATTTGTACGAATGTTGTAATTAAGTAGAACTAAGTGCTTTTGAATGTTAACAAATTGGTTCCGTTTCGCCATAAaacagttgtttaaaaagtgttttatttCTACACTCAAGTCTTGTACTTTTATAATTAGTTTGGGTGTTGGTATACATTATAATATCTGTGTAATTGTTACAAGGAAATGCACGACTTATATGTCTTTTGTCCGCCGTTTAAAAGCCTTATACAAGCTGTTTTCACGGTCTAGTggacaatttaaataaaaacttcaaCAAAACTTTACGTACATTAAATCACGTTTATTAATTCCTCCCCTTCGGCGGTCCTCGAACAGGCGGTCTAAAAATAACCCGTGTCAACTAGAGAGGGAGAGAAGAGAGAGGcgatatatacacacacaactAGCACACGTTGTGACAGTGTCGATTTCATGTGTGTTTCTGTTTGAGCAGGAAGTGGGATGAAACATGTTAATACCATGATGTGAATTTCTAGCTGGTGATGGTAAGTATTTTTGACTTGTCAATGTTGAGTTTCATGTATGCATCAGTAATTGTCATTTGCTCGTATCTTTTTTGTTGACATCTCTTTGACATTCGGGACTGATGTACTGTACATATCGGAAGTGCAAAATGTATGAATCACCTGTGTTTATTTCATACTGTTATGACTGCATGTCATGC encodes:
- the LOC128170496 gene encoding RING finger protein 207-like, with amino-acid sequence MNNGSVTSLKKNKKDPDADIDVFTCPLCLRHYSDPKQLDCLHNFCEGCLNTYITSKEKKDLLDGKFTCPICHIPTSISVPESNPETWTGQLPDNSLIASLAEGVPLNSETQVCTPCKREGKTSAAKHWCRDCFEPLCEFCKGIHRKIKQITGHRIIPLEEARNKPGNRRLEPKTDETCTEHKGKTVELFCPGHRKLCCVVCFATNHRECHGIKMIDELVTDIKSTGELAEVVDAMTEIVHRADEQIADKSQATTLLNLKYAELTEKIELLTQKAIERLELLREESLRRFEKFHIKETKALEHRMSVLQSSKLAMDLDLKYLEAVAKHGSSSMLFITSERLRHQIGFHREILTVDKEKAEDLDYRFEFNEHFLATAEKITSLGKLRVKRSNVEENNHVNGEQGLERNAPVIDLASRSLETYTVMSGKIPHSIMGNPEPFSLKLIKEKDYNGSTPNERRIVWFTGGMFMADGVHFLMADYNNHKLKKFKRDVYYPVMEFPLDSAPCDVTAANNDDEIIVTLPHVCKIVHYRINSEGLKLLGAITTHSAPEGVASMGDKIVVSFGDCIKILGEDGVEIQTIPTLESFTYTAPVVVSRDNQKIYHRDGEAIVCRSTEGEEVFRYQDRALREPAGLALDFEDNIYVCDCKSNTIFQVTSDGSRGRVVRSARVNVGSPVGIGFDQTGRRLWVTANIRRSGQLLTMFYLIN
- the LOC128170556 gene encoding filamin-B-like — protein: MSCAECTSGELAVDWTCLKCGVCLHDKCIERHRANKAETTHSIIPKMDALFQAPAGTSKESNPDKIEVHGPGIEPEGVLGEFDPTFNVKTQGAGPGRLGVNIRGPKGSFNVKMEKHAEDKTMIVCSYEANEPGDYVISVTWGNIEVRGSPFKVNLQNKT